A section of the Clostridium felsineum DSM 794 genome encodes:
- the rimO gene encoding 30S ribosomal protein S12 methylthiotransferase RimO yields MNKLKFGLVSLGCDKNRVDSEIILGSINRAYEIVNDPREADIILVNTCGFIESAKQESINTILEMNKYKEKYNCKMLIATGCLTQRYGKELKELVPEIDVILGVNDYKNLDDAIDDFFNLGKKDVYLNYSDSSINEGKRMKTTGEFSSYIRIAEGCNNSCSYCIIPKIRGKYRSREFEKIIEEAKELSQNGTKELILIAQDTTRYGIDLYGKKRLHELLNSLSLIDGIEWIRIMYCYPEEITDELIEEISRNPKVCNYIDMPIQHISDNILKNMFRKTRKKEILHKIEEIREKMPDISIRTSLIVGFPGETEENFYELKDFVKTAHINNLGVFKYSREEDTKAALMPMQIDEVVKEKREDEIMIIQQQVSKELNTKKVGKTYKVLVEGFNGDYWYGRNFEMAPDIDGKVFFKSQSDVKVGSFVNIKITENLEYDLIGVVYNEFSK; encoded by the coding sequence TTGAATAAATTAAAATTTGGCTTAGTAAGTTTAGGTTGTGATAAAAATAGGGTTGACAGCGAAATTATACTTGGATCTATAAATAGAGCTTATGAAATTGTAAATGATCCTAGAGAAGCAGATATAATTCTTGTAAATACTTGTGGTTTTATAGAATCTGCAAAGCAAGAATCTATAAATACAATACTTGAAATGAATAAATATAAAGAAAAATATAATTGTAAAATGTTAATTGCAACAGGGTGTTTAACTCAGAGATACGGAAAAGAATTAAAAGAGTTAGTACCTGAAATTGATGTCATACTTGGAGTAAATGATTATAAAAATTTAGATGATGCTATAGATGACTTTTTTAATTTAGGTAAAAAGGATGTTTACTTAAATTATAGTGATAGTTCTATTAACGAAGGAAAAAGAATGAAAACTACTGGCGAGTTTTCATCATATATAAGGATTGCTGAAGGCTGTAATAATTCTTGTTCATATTGTATAATACCCAAAATACGAGGAAAATATAGAAGTAGGGAATTTGAAAAAATAATTGAAGAAGCAAAAGAATTATCTCAAAATGGAACAAAAGAATTAATACTTATTGCTCAAGATACTACAAGATATGGTATAGATTTATATGGAAAAAAAAGATTGCATGAATTATTAAATTCACTATCATTAATAGACGGCATTGAATGGATAAGAATAATGTATTGTTATCCTGAAGAAATAACAGATGAACTTATAGAAGAAATATCACGCAACCCTAAAGTATGTAATTATATAGATATGCCTATTCAGCATATAAGTGATAATATTTTAAAAAATATGTTTAGAAAGACAAGAAAGAAAGAAATATTACATAAAATTGAAGAAATAAGAGAGAAAATGCCTGATATATCTATAAGAACATCACTTATAGTAGGTTTTCCTGGTGAAACAGAAGAAAATTTTTATGAACTAAAAGACTTTGTGAAAACGGCACATATTAATAATTTGGGTGTTTTTAAATATTCAAGGGAAGAGGATACAAAAGCAGCATTAATGCCAATGCAAATAGATGAAGTAGTTAAGGAAAAAAGAGAAGACGAAATAATGATTATTCAACAGCAAGTATCTAAAGAATTGAATACTAAAAAGGTTGGTAAAACTTACAAAGTATTAGTTGAAGGTTTTAATGGTGATTATTGGTATGGCAGAAATTTTGAGATGGCTCCTGATATAGATGGAAAAGTTTTCTTTAAGTCTCAATCAGACGTTAAAGTTGGAAGCTTTGTTAATATAAAAATCACAGAAAACCTAGAATATGATTTAATAGGGGTTGTGTATAATGAATTTAGCAAATAA
- the pgsA gene encoding CDP-diacylglycerol--glycerol-3-phosphate 3-phosphatidyltransferase: MNLANKLTLLRIFLVPVFLIFIVVRQIPYGRSIATAIFIIAAITDKLDGYIARSRNQITKFGKIMDPLADKLLVSSALIALVEFHVIPAWIAIVIIAREFAVTGLRSVAAGEGIVIAASWWGKIKTFIQIITIIFALLFINLKKNYDFRKFIDQFSFLSVHSSQIEKFLKYGMDITLAIAFIVTIISGIDYFYKNRHVFINDK, from the coding sequence ATGAATTTAGCAAATAAATTAACTTTATTGAGGATTTTTTTAGTTCCTGTGTTTTTAATATTTATTGTGGTACGTCAAATACCATATGGAAGAAGCATAGCTACAGCTATTTTTATAATTGCTGCAATAACAGATAAATTAGATGGATATATCGCAAGAAGTAGAAATCAAATAACTAAGTTTGGTAAAATAATGGACCCCCTTGCAGATAAACTACTAGTATCATCAGCGCTTATAGCATTAGTTGAGTTTCATGTAATACCTGCATGGATAGCTATTGTAATAATAGCTAGGGAATTTGCAGTAACAGGACTTAGAAGTGTGGCTGCAGGTGAAGGTATTGTTATTGCTGCTAGCTGGTGGGGAAAAATTAAAACCTTTATCCAAATAATAACGATAATATTTGCACTTCTATTTATAAATTTAAAAAAGAATTATGATTTTAGAAAATTTATAGATCAGTTTAGTTTTCTTAGTGTACATTCTTCTCAAATAGAAAAATTTTTGAAATATGGAATGGATATAACGTTAGCTATAGCCTTTATTGTAACTATTATTTCTGGAATAGATTACTTTTATAAGAATAGACATGTATTTATAAATGATAAATGA
- the recA gene encoding recombinase RecA — protein sequence MDNEKLKAIDAAMSQIEKQFGKGAIMKLGEQDILNVDSISTGCLSLDIALGIGGVPRGRVVEIYGPESSGKTTVALHILAEAQKKGGAAAFIDAEHALDPQYAKALGVDIDNLVISQPDTGEQALEIAEALVRSGAIDVIVVDSVAALVPKAEIEGEMGDSHVGLQARLMSQALRKLTGSINKSKCIAIFINQLREKVGIMFGNPETTPGGRALKFYASVRMDIRKIDTIKQGEEMIGNRVRVKVVKNKVSPPFKQAEFDIMYNEGISREGNVVDVGVKENIVQKSGAWFSYGDIRLGQGRENAKLFFKENPEIRTEVENKIRAKYELPIQEVKKENSKAEKAIEKNKK from the coding sequence ATGGATAATGAAAAATTAAAAGCCATTGATGCGGCTATGAGTCAAATAGAAAAACAATTTGGAAAAGGCGCCATAATGAAACTTGGTGAACAAGATATATTAAATGTAGATTCAATTTCAACTGGATGTTTGTCTTTAGATATAGCACTTGGAATAGGTGGAGTACCTCGTGGAAGAGTTGTTGAAATTTATGGACCAGAATCTTCTGGTAAAACAACAGTTGCACTTCATATATTAGCTGAAGCACAAAAAAAAGGTGGAGCTGCTGCGTTTATAGATGCTGAGCATGCTTTAGATCCACAATATGCAAAAGCACTAGGTGTTGATATAGATAATTTAGTTATATCTCAACCAGATACAGGTGAACAGGCACTTGAAATTGCTGAAGCACTTGTTAGATCAGGTGCAATTGATGTTATTGTAGTAGACTCTGTTGCAGCACTTGTTCCTAAAGCTGAAATTGAGGGAGAAATGGGAGATTCTCATGTAGGTCTTCAAGCACGACTTATGTCTCAAGCACTTAGAAAACTTACTGGTTCTATAAATAAATCAAAATGTATTGCGATTTTTATAAACCAACTTAGAGAGAAAGTTGGAATAATGTTTGGAAATCCTGAAACTACTCCAGGTGGAAGAGCTCTTAAATTCTATGCATCTGTAAGAATGGATATAAGAAAAATTGATACTATAAAACAAGGCGAAGAGATGATTGGAAATAGAGTTAGAGTAAAAGTTGTTAAAAATAAAGTTTCTCCTCCGTTTAAACAAGCTGAATTCGACATTATGTACAATGAAGGTATATCTCGTGAGGGAAATGTAGTTGATGTAGGAGTTAAAGAAAATATTGTTCAAAAAAGTGGAGCTTGGTTCTCTTATGGAGATATAAGACTTGGTCAGGGAAGAGAAAATGCTAAGTTATTTTTTAAAGAAAATCCTGAGATTAGAACTGAAGTTGAAAATAAAATAAGAGCAAAATATGAGTTACCTATTCAAGAAGTAAAAAAAGAAAATTCAAAGGCTGAAAAGGCTATTGAAAAGAATAAAAAATAG
- the rny gene encoding ribonuclease Y has protein sequence MDINKLIITMVCLVIIITIVEMYIRRKYAWAKISKAEEDAKKIKEDAKKEADTLKKEATLEAKEEAHRMRSDLDKETRERRNEIQRLERRNLQREETLDKKNDLLEKRENALNEREVSIQEKQNTIEQLYKEEREKLEKLSGLTSEEAKDLLLEEVNREIKHEKSIMIKEVEQKAKEEADKKAREIITYAIQRCAADHVAESTVYVVSLPNDEMKGRIIGREGRNIRAIETLTGVDLIIDDTPEAVILSGFDPVRREVAKIALEKLILDGRIHPARIEEMVEKAKKEVENNIKEEGEQATFETGVHGLHSELTRLLGRLKYRTSYGQNVLKHSIEVSYLAGFMAAELGIDPTFAKRAGLLHDIGKAVDHEVEGPHALIGAEVAKKYHELPLIVNAIGAHHGDVEPQSLEAILVQAADAISAARPGARRETLEAYIKRLEKLEEIANSYEGVEKSYAIQAGREIRIMVKPETVDDAGSIEMARGIVKKIEEQLEYPGQIKVNVIRETRAVEYAK, from the coding sequence ATGGATATTAATAAATTAATAATTACTATGGTTTGTTTAGTTATTATAATAACTATAGTTGAAATGTATATCAGAAGAAAATACGCTTGGGCTAAAATTTCTAAAGCCGAAGAAGATGCAAAGAAAATAAAAGAAGATGCAAAGAAAGAAGCCGATACACTGAAAAAAGAGGCTACTTTGGAGGCAAAGGAAGAAGCTCATAGAATGCGCTCAGACCTAGATAAAGAAACTAGGGAGAGAAGGAATGAAATTCAAAGACTAGAAAGAAGGAATCTTCAAAGAGAAGAAACCTTAGACAAAAAAAATGATTTACTTGAAAAGAGAGAAAACGCTCTCAATGAGCGTGAGGTCTCAATACAAGAAAAACAAAACACTATAGAACAGCTTTATAAAGAAGAAAGAGAAAAGCTAGAAAAACTTTCCGGTTTGACTTCTGAAGAGGCAAAAGATTTACTTTTAGAAGAAGTTAATAGAGAAATTAAGCATGAAAAATCTATAATGATCAAAGAAGTAGAACAAAAAGCTAAAGAAGAAGCAGACAAAAAAGCAAGGGAAATTATTACGTATGCTATTCAGAGATGTGCAGCTGATCACGTTGCTGAATCAACAGTTTACGTTGTATCTCTTCCTAATGATGAAATGAAGGGTAGAATAATAGGTAGAGAGGGTAGAAATATACGTGCAATTGAAACTCTTACTGGTGTAGATTTGATTATTGATGATACTCCTGAAGCTGTTATTTTATCAGGATTTGATCCTGTAAGAAGAGAAGTTGCAAAAATTGCTCTTGAAAAGCTGATACTTGATGGTAGAATTCATCCTGCTAGAATTGAAGAAATGGTTGAAAAAGCAAAAAAAGAGGTTGAAAACAATATTAAAGAAGAAGGCGAACAGGCTACTTTCGAGACAGGTGTTCACGGTTTACATAGTGAGTTAACTAGACTTCTTGGAAGATTGAAGTACAGAACTAGCTATGGTCAGAATGTTCTAAAACATTCCATAGAGGTATCTTATCTTGCCGGTTTTATGGCTGCAGAACTTGGTATTGATCCTACTTTTGCTAAAAGAGCTGGTCTCCTTCATGATATTGGTAAAGCAGTAGACCATGAAGTTGAAGGTCCTCATGCGTTAATAGGTGCAGAGGTTGCTAAAAAGTACCATGAGTTACCTTTAATTGTAAATGCTATAGGAGCACATCATGGTGATGTTGAACCACAATCATTAGAGGCTATTTTAGTTCAGGCAGCAGATGCTATATCAGCAGCTAGACCAGGAGCAAGACGTGAAACTTTGGAAGCATATATTAAGAGATTAGAAAAATTAGAAGAAATAGCTAATTCTTATGAAGGTGTAGAGAAGTCATATGCCATTCAGGCTGGAAGAGAAATCAGAATTATGGTTAAACCAGAAACAGTTGACGATGCGGGTTCAATTGAAATGGCTAGAGGTATTGTTAAAAAAATTGAAGAACAATTAGAATATCCTGGTCAAATTAAAGTTAATGTAATTAGAGAAACTCGCGCAGTTGAATATGCAAAATAA
- a CDS encoding stage V sporulation protein S: MEVLKVSAKSNPNSVAGALAGVLRERGAAEIQAIGAGAINQAIKAIAIARGFVAPSGIDLVCIPAFTDIDIDGEERTAIKLIVQPR, translated from the coding sequence ATGGAAGTATTAAAAGTTTCAGCAAAATCAAATCCAAATTCTGTAGCAGGAGCTTTAGCAGGGGTATTAAGAGAAAGAGGTGCTGCTGAAATTCAAGCTATAGGAGCAGGAGCAATTAATCAAGCAATTAAAGCAATAGCAATCGCAAGGGGATTTGTTGCACCAAGTGGCATAGATCTTGTATGCATTCCAGCTTTTACTGATATTGACATAGACGGGGAGGAAAGAACAGCGATTAAACTTATAGTTCAACCTAGATAA
- a CDS encoding decaprenyl-phosphate phosphoribosyltransferase, whose product MDVKAMIALMRPKQWTKNVFVFAAIIFSRRFTDTNLLLNNIIMFLLFCFASSSVYIFNDIIDADKDRKHPDKKNRPIASGKVSKIQGIILDLIILVSLSIITYKIDMKILIVILAYVIMNLFYSFKLKNVVIIDVMIITAGFLLRVESGSIISKVELSPWLLLCTMLLSLFLALNKRKGEIVALKEKSTVTRKILKEYSVDLIDKMLTIVTPSILIAYCLYTFSSVQGRNMMVTIPFVLYGIFRYQYLMEKENAGAKPEDVFTKDKPFLINIICWCVATIIVVYFKM is encoded by the coding sequence ATTGACGTAAAAGCTATGATTGCACTTATGAGACCAAAACAGTGGACAAAAAATGTTTTTGTTTTTGCAGCAATTATATTTTCTAGAAGATTTACAGATACAAATTTGCTTTTAAACAATATTATAATGTTTTTATTATTTTGTTTTGCATCTTCTAGTGTATACATTTTTAATGATATAATAGATGCAGATAAAGATAGAAAACATCCTGACAAAAAAAATAGACCAATAGCTAGTGGAAAAGTCTCAAAAATTCAAGGAATAATTTTAGATTTAATAATTCTTGTATCACTTTCAATAATTACATATAAAATTGATATGAAAATACTTATTGTAATATTAGCATATGTAATAATGAATCTTTTTTACTCATTTAAATTAAAAAATGTAGTTATAATAGATGTTATGATAATAACTGCAGGATTTTTGTTGAGAGTTGAAAGTGGAAGTATTATATCAAAAGTAGAATTATCTCCATGGCTTCTTTTATGCACTATGCTGCTCTCTCTTTTTCTTGCTTTAAATAAAAGAAAAGGTGAAATTGTAGCATTAAAAGAAAAAAGTACTGTAACTAGAAAAATACTAAAAGAGTATTCTGTGGATTTAATTGACAAAATGCTTACTATAGTTACACCATCAATATTAATTGCTTATTGCCTGTACACATTTAGTTCAGTACAAGGTAGAAATATGATGGTTACAATTCCTTTTGTACTATATGGAATATTTAGATATCAATATCTTATGGAGAAAGAAAATGCGGGAGCTAAACCAGAAGATGTTTTTACTAAAGATAAACCTTTTTTAATAAACATCATATGCTGGTGTGTTGCCACCATAATTGTAGTATATTTCAAAATGTAG
- a CDS encoding pyridoxal phosphate-dependent aminotransferase — protein sequence MNFSKKAEQIAASITLEITAKASEMKANGLDVIGFGAGEPDFNTPKNIRDAAISAIENGYTKYTPVSGIKELKIAICDKFKRDNNLSYSIQNVIVSTGAKQCLSDIFSALLNPGDEVIMSSPYWVTYPELVKLNDGVSVIIDTTEENHFKFSVEDLKNAYTDKTKAILLNSPSNPTGAVYTEDELRAIAEFAKEKDLFIVSDEIYEKLIYDGEKHVSIASLSEDAFNRTVVINGMSKSYAMTGWRLGYAASGSTKFIKLMSNIQAHTTSNANSITQYASVEALNGSQHDLHSMVKEFEKRRNYMIKKVNSIHGIHCSTPKGAFYVMINISELFGKTINGVKITDSVEFSKELLNQSRVAVVPGAGFGNDKYVRLSYATSMDNIVKGLDKIEEFIGKLN from the coding sequence ATGAATTTTTCTAAAAAGGCCGAGCAAATAGCTGCTTCAATAACTTTAGAGATAACTGCCAAAGCATCAGAAATGAAAGCAAATGGATTAGACGTAATAGGCTTTGGAGCAGGAGAACCAGATTTTAACACCCCAAAAAATATAAGAGATGCTGCTATATCTGCTATAGAAAATGGGTATACTAAATATACACCTGTTTCAGGAATTAAAGAACTTAAAATAGCTATATGTGACAAATTTAAAAGAGATAACAACTTAAGCTACTCTATACAAAATGTTATAGTATCAACTGGAGCTAAACAATGTTTGTCTGATATATTCTCAGCCTTATTAAATCCTGGCGATGAGGTTATAATGAGTTCTCCTTATTGGGTAACTTATCCTGAGCTTGTAAAACTAAATGATGGTGTTTCTGTTATTATAGACACCACAGAAGAAAATCATTTTAAATTTTCAGTTGAGGATTTAAAAAATGCATATACAGATAAGACTAAAGCTATACTCTTAAATAGTCCTTCAAATCCAACTGGAGCAGTTTATACAGAAGATGAACTTAGAGCTATAGCTGAATTTGCAAAAGAAAAAGATTTATTCATAGTTTCGGATGAAATATACGAAAAGTTAATATATGATGGAGAAAAGCACGTAAGCATAGCTAGTTTAAGCGAGGATGCGTTTAATAGAACAGTTGTGATAAATGGTATGTCTAAATCCTATGCGATGACAGGTTGGAGATTAGGTTATGCTGCTTCAGGATCAACTAAATTTATAAAGTTAATGTCTAATATACAAGCGCATACTACTTCAAATGCCAATTCTATAACTCAATATGCAAGTGTAGAAGCATTGAATGGTAGTCAACATGACTTACATTCAATGGTGAAGGAATTTGAAAAAAGAAGAAACTATATGATTAAAAAAGTTAATAGCATACATGGTATACATTGCTCTACGCCAAAAGGTGCTTTTTATGTAATGATAAACATCAGTGAATTATTTGGTAAAACTATAAATGGTGTAAAAATAACTGATTCTGTAGAGTTTTCAAAAGAACTTTTGAATCAAAGTAGAGTTGCTGTAGTTCCTGGTGCAGGTTTTGGAAATGATAAATATGTAAGATTATCCTATGCAACATCAATGGATAATATAGTTAAAGGGCTTGATAAAATAGAGGAGTTTATAGGTAAATTAAACTAA
- a CDS encoding HPr family phosphocarrier protein: MVTKSVVVKSSTGLHARPATLLVKKASGFKSDVTMEFNGKKANAKSLIGVLSLGVSKDSNIKLIVSGDDEALAAEEIVKLIESLDE; encoded by the coding sequence ATGGTAACTAAAAGCGTTGTTGTTAAAAGTTCTACTGGTTTACATGCTAGACCAGCAACTTTACTTGTAAAGAAAGCATCAGGTTTCAAATCAGATGTAACTATGGAATTCAATGGTAAAAAAGCTAATGCTAAGAGCCTTATCGGTGTTTTATCATTAGGAGTTTCAAAAGATAGTAACATTAAGTTAATCGTTTCCGGTGATGATGAAGCTCTAGCAGCTGAGGAAATAGTTAAATTAATCGAATCTTTAGATGAGTAA
- the purB gene encoding adenylosuccinate lyase: MRNSYETPLNKRYASKEMSYLFSDNMKFRTWRKLWVALAESEMELGLNITQNQVDELKAHIDDINYDVAEEREKIVRHDVMSHVYAYGVQCPSAKGIIHLGATSCYVGDNADMIIMKEALLIVRKKLLNVISSLSKFAVDYKSLPTLGFTHLQPAQLTTVGKRATLWIQDLMIDLENLDFVIENLKLRGVKGTTGTQASFMDLFNGDQEKIKTLEKKVVEKMGFKSAYDVTGQTYPRKVDSIVLNTLSEIAQSAYKFSNDLRILQNMKEMEEPFEKNQIGSSAMAYKRNPMRSERISALARYIIVNSLNPAITSATQWFERTLDDSANKRISVAEAFLALDGVLNLYINVSSNMVVYENVIASHVKNELPFMATENIMMEAVKKGCDRQELHEKIREYSMETAKRIKAEGLSNDLIEKIKKDSYFKLTEEEIDEIIDPNKFVGRAPYQVEEYINNCVNPILLENKKYMGLEVNIDV; the protein is encoded by the coding sequence ATGAGAAATTCTTATGAAACACCACTTAATAAAAGATATGCGTCTAAAGAAATGAGTTACCTTTTTTCCGACAATATGAAATTTAGAACTTGGAGAAAACTTTGGGTTGCTCTAGCAGAAAGTGAAATGGAATTAGGATTAAATATAACACAAAATCAAGTTGATGAATTAAAAGCTCATATTGATGATATAAACTATGATGTTGCAGAAGAAAGAGAAAAAATAGTAAGACATGATGTAATGAGTCATGTATATGCGTATGGAGTTCAATGTCCATCTGCAAAAGGTATAATACATTTAGGAGCAACTTCATGCTATGTTGGTGATAATGCAGATATGATCATAATGAAAGAAGCTCTTTTAATTGTGAGAAAAAAACTTCTTAATGTAATTTCAAGTTTAAGTAAATTTGCAGTAGATTATAAATCACTTCCTACCCTTGGGTTTACCCATCTTCAACCTGCTCAGCTTACAACAGTAGGTAAGAGAGCTACTTTATGGATTCAAGATTTAATGATAGATTTAGAAAATCTTGATTTTGTAATTGAAAATTTGAAATTAAGAGGAGTTAAAGGAACTACAGGAACTCAAGCAAGTTTTATGGATCTTTTTAATGGAGATCAAGAAAAAATCAAAACTCTTGAGAAAAAAGTAGTTGAAAAAATGGGCTTTAAATCAGCATATGACGTAACGGGTCAAACTTATCCTAGAAAAGTAGATTCTATAGTATTAAATACTCTTTCAGAAATAGCTCAAAGTGCATATAAATTTAGTAATGACTTAAGAATACTTCAAAACATGAAGGAAATGGAAGAACCTTTTGAAAAGAATCAAATTGGATCTTCTGCAATGGCATATAAAAGAAATCCTATGAGATCTGAAAGAATAAGTGCTCTTGCTAGATATATAATAGTAAATTCTCTTAATCCGGCTATAACTTCTGCAACTCAATGGTTTGAAAGAACATTAGATGATTCTGCAAATAAAAGAATTTCTGTTGCTGAAGCTTTCCTAGCATTAGACGGAGTTTTAAATCTTTATATAAATGTATCTTCTAATATGGTTGTCTATGAAAATGTAATAGCTTCTCATGTTAAAAATGAGCTTCCTTTTATGGCCACAGAGAATATTATGATGGAAGCTGTAAAAAAAGGCTGTGATAGGCAAGAACTTCATGAAAAGATAAGAGAATATTCAATGGAAACTGCTAAAAGAATTAAGGCTGAAGGTTTATCAAATGATTTGATAGAAAAAATCAAAAAAGATTCTTACTTTAAGCTAACAGAAGAAGAAATTGATGAAATAATAGATCCAAATAAGTTTGTAGGAAGAGCGCCTTATCAAGTTGAGGAATACATAAACAACTGTGTAAATCCTATTTTGTTAGAAAATAAGAAATATATGGGTTTAGAAGTAAATATTGATGTGTAA
- a CDS encoding L,D-transpeptidase family protein: MFNQKKIILLVIIIILTFSGCGNLENKTKNPVKSKNLPSATKKVKEAPKPKIFKLGSSGSDVKKIQDKLNNYGYAITADGKFGPSTDWAVRDFQYKHNIPIDGSVSDQTMNLLKETPTDATKVNSAVQPDANPEVQTMKADAENLANSNDTPTFTKFFIITSLKDQRVYVFNGDPHNWKLINTFECTSGSSETPTITGHFYVEGKGLAFKTENDVVCKYYTQIHGNYLFHSILFDKNGNVVDGTLGASLSHGCVRLALQNAKYIYDTVPMGTGIWIF; the protein is encoded by the coding sequence ATGTTTAACCAAAAAAAAATTATTTTACTTGTCATTATAATTATTTTAACTTTTTCAGGCTGTGGAAATTTGGAGAATAAGACGAAAAATCCAGTAAAATCAAAAAATTTACCTTCAGCCACAAAAAAAGTAAAAGAAGCACCTAAGCCTAAAATTTTTAAGTTGGGTTCTAGCGGAAGTGATGTAAAAAAAATTCAAGACAAACTTAACAATTATGGGTATGCTATTACAGCTGATGGGAAGTTTGGTCCTTCTACGGATTGGGCTGTACGTGATTTTCAATACAAGCACAATATACCTATAGATGGAAGTGTATCAGATCAAACTATGAATTTACTAAAAGAGACACCAACTGATGCAACAAAAGTAAATTCTGCGGTTCAACCTGACGCTAACCCAGAAGTCCAAACAATGAAAGCTGATGCTGAAAATTTAGCTAACTCTAATGATACGCCAACTTTCACCAAATTTTTTATAATTACATCCTTAAAGGATCAAAGAGTGTATGTATTTAATGGAGATCCACATAATTGGAAGCTTATAAATACTTTTGAATGTACATCAGGCTCATCTGAAACACCGACTATAACTGGTCACTTCTATGTAGAAGGTAAAGGATTAGCCTTTAAAACTGAAAATGACGTGGTTTGTAAATACTATACTCAAATTCATGGCAATTATCTTTTTCATAGCATACTCTTTGATAAAAATGGTAATGTAGTTGATGGAACCTTAGGTGCTTCTCTTTCTCATGGTTGTGTCCGTTTGGCACTACAAAATGCTAAATATATTTATGATACAGTACCAATGGGAACAGGGATATGGATATTCTAA
- a CDS encoding ATP-dependent Clp protease adaptor ClpS has protein sequence MSLKTSFEENMKLKIKKPKMYKVILHNDDYTTMEFVIEVLIDVFNKVPANAVKITFDVHKHGIGIAGIYPYDIALTKINEVEKLASKNGYPLKLTMGEV, from the coding sequence ATGTCTTTAAAAACTTCCTTTGAGGAAAATATGAAACTTAAAATTAAAAAACCTAAAATGTATAAAGTAATACTACATAATGACGATTATACAACAATGGAGTTTGTAATTGAAGTGCTCATTGATGTATTCAATAAAGTCCCTGCAAACGCTGTTAAAATAACCTTTGATGTGCATAAACATGGAATAGGCATAGCAGGAATTTATCCATATGATATTGCATTGACTAAAATAAATGAAGTTGAAAAATTAGCTTCTAAAAATGGATATCCATTGAAGTTGACCATGGGGGAGGTATAG